Within Desulfolithobacter dissulfuricans, the genomic segment TAACGAGATCATGAAACTGTCTTCATTTGGCAAACGCTTTTCCACCGGTTCGGGTATCTTGTCCCTGATGGATGATCTGGGCAATGCCCTGGCCGGCGGTGATATGATCATGATGGGCGGAGGAAATCCCGGCCATGTCCCGGAAGTGCAGGAAATGCTTCGCCGCCGGTTGCGGGAGCTCGCCGAGGATCCGGCCGAATTTCGTAAACTGATCGGCATCTATGATCCTCCCCGGGGTGAAAAGGATTTCCTCCAGGCTCTGGCAGCCCTTTTGCGAAGCGAGTATGGCTGGGACCTGGGGCCGGAAAACATCTGCCTGACCAACGGCAGTCAGGGCTCGTTTTTTCTGCTGTTCAACATGTTTGCCGGCCGGTTTGACGATGGCAGTCACAAGAAGGTCCTGCTGCCCCTGGCTCCGGAATATATCGGCTATGCCGACCTGGGGCTCAGCGATGATTTCTTCACCGCGGTCCGGCCGCGGATCGATTTTCTGGAAGACAACCTGTTCAAGTACCGGGTCGATTTTGACCATATCGAAGTGAACACGGACATCGGTGTCATCTGCGCCTCGCGGCCCACCAACCCCACCGGCAACGTGCTGACCGATGACGAGATCCAGGGACTGGCCCGGCTGGCGGCGGAAAATGATATCCCCTTTATCATCGACAACGCCTACGGGGTACCCTTTCCCGGGATCATCTATACCGAGGCCACCCCGGTCTGGAACGAGAATCTCATCGTCTGCATGAGCCTGTCCAAGTTCGGCCTGCCGGCGGCCCGGACCGGGATCGTCATTGCCCGTACCGAGATCATCGAGGTCCTCTCCGGCATCAACTCCATCCTGAATCTGGCTCCGGGCAGCTTCGGCGCCATGCTGACCACCGATATCGTCCGGTCCGGGGAGATCATCCGTCTCAGCCGTGAGGTGATCATGCCTTTTTATCGCCGCAAGATGGAAAAGGCCATGCACTGGATCAACACCTATTTCACCGGGTTTGATTACCGGGTCCATACCCCGGAGGGGGCGATGTTCCTCTGGCTCTGGTTTCCGGAGCTGCCCATCTCCAGCCGCACCCTTTATGAGCGGCTCAAGGAGCGCGGGGTGCTGGTGGTATCCGGTGACTATTTCTTCCCGGGCCTGGAGCCGGGCTGGAGCCATACCGGAGAGTGCATCCGCATAACCTATTCTCAGGATGAAGAGGATGTCCACCAGGGCCTGCGGATCATCGGCGAAGAGGTTCGCCGGGCCTGCGGCGACAGCGGTTGAGCTTTTTCACCTGAAGTTTTTGTCACTGGTGAGATGTTCTGAGAAAAAAACAGGAGAGAGAAATGAGACGCTTTGTTTATCGAACCATCCTGTTTGAATATCAGAAAGACAGGTTGCTGGGCGACAGGTACATCAATGACGAGGAAGTGGAAAAGACCCTCAACGAGCAGGGAGCTCTGGGCTGGGAACTGGTGGGCGTGACCACCACTCAGGAAGGGCTGCTGGCCATCTGCAAGCGTCCTGACGGGTCGGAAGCGTGTGTGGATCGTCCCCCGGTCACTGTTTCAGAAAGTGGTTGCGACTCCATGGAGGAGGAAGAGGTTGTCTCTGCCAGAGCTCTCCAGGAGCGGGAACGGGCCCACATCATGGAGCTTGAGGCCCGGCGCCGTCAGGCCATGCAGCAGCAGGAAGAGGAGCAGGACCAGGATCTGGTCGGCAAGATACGGATCTTCTGACCGGTTACGGTTAGACGGAGTTGCTGGCTGACCAGGGTCCCCGTGGTATCCATAAGCTGAACAAAGGGTCACCACAGCGGGTGTCGCCCGCAACCTGATTAATCGTAGCGACTTGGTAATTTTCTTGTTTTTACGACAGGAGCCAAGAAGTAAGGTACTAAAAGTGAAATCGCGGCTGGCTTGTACAGATAGGAAAAAAAAGAATCCGGCAGGGGCGATCGATCAGGAATTGTTTGCCTGGATGAGGGAGATCCGTCGCAGTCTGCACCGGTACCCGGAGCTTGCCTACCAGGAAGAACGTACCGGTCGTCGTATCGTTGAGGAACTGGACCGGCTGGGGGTCAAATGGCGGGGTGGTTTCGCCTCCACCGGCATCGTGGCCGAGATCGGCCAGGGAGGCGACACTCCATGCGTCGCCCTGCGGGCCGACATGGACGCGCTGCCTATCACTGAAGAGACCGGGGTTTCCTTTGCCTCGACCCGTCCCGGGGTCATGCATGCCTGCGGCCACGACGGTCATGTGGCCATGCTGCTCGGGACTGCGGCCCTGCTGCGGGACCAGGAACTGCCAGGTCGCGTCCGGCTGCTTTTTCAGCCGGCCGAGGAGTCCGGTAACGGGGCGGCCAGGATGATCGACGATGGGGCTCTGGACGGGGTGGATATGATATTTGGCGGCCATATCGACACCCATTATCCCGTGGGGCGGTTTACTGTGGACCAGGGGTTGGTCTGTTCCTATACCGATCCCTTTGTCATCCGGATCCACGGTCAGGGCGGTCATGCTGCCCGTCCCCATGAGGCCATCGATTCGGTGGTGGTGGCCTCGAACCTGGTCATGAGTCTGCAGACCCTTATTTCCCGGCAGATCGATCCGGCCCAGGCGGCCGTGATCACGGTGGGCCGATTCGTGGCCGGAACCGTTCACAATGTTATTGCCGAACACGCCCTGCTCGAGGGGACGATTCGCAGTGCCCATCCCGGAACCAGGGAGCGCATTTTAAGCGGTATCCGACGGGTGATACAGGGTTTTGGCGAGATGTGCAACGCCAGTATCGAGCTTGAATTCTTTGGTCACCTGCCGGCGGTGATCAATGATGAAACCGCCACCGCCATCGCCCGCCATGCCGCCGATCGGGTGGTGGGGACGGACAATGTTATCAGCCAGGGCCACCCCAGTCTCGGCGGCGAGGATTTCGCCTTTTACCAGCAGCGCATTCCCGGCTGTCTTGTTCGGTTCGGGGGTGCATGCACCACCAGGGAGACCGGCCCTGCCCATTCCAGCCGGTTTGACTTTGATGAAGCCGTTCTGGGCCTTGGTGCGGCCTGGCTGGCCGAGGTTGCCCGGGCCGGGCTCCATTCCCTGGGGTCGTAGCCGGGGAGCAGGGAGGAACTGGTGGATTCGATACCCTTTGCACAGAGCAGGCTCGCCACCCTGGGCGTGGAGCTGGAGTTTCAGATCCTTGATCGGGAAACCCTGGCCCTGGTACCGGGAGCGCGACAGATCCTCGCCGCCGCGCCAGCGGAATTTGCCTCCCGGCTGGCACCGGAATTCATCCAGTCCATGCTTGAGGTCCTCACCGGGGTCTGCAGCGATGTGGACGAGGTGGCCGAGGATCTGCGCCACACCATCCATATGCTCGCCGACGTGGCCGGAGACCAGGGCATGGTACTCCACGCGGCCAGTCTCCATCCCTTTGCCGAACCCCTGGATCAGGTCCTGACTCCGGATCCGCGTTACGAACGGATCATGGACGAACTGCAGTTCGTTGGCCGCCAGTTCATCACCCAGGGGCTCCATGTCCACGTGGGCATGGATGATCGGGAGATGGCGGTGCGGGTCTGCGATGTTCTCCAGGGCTATCTGCCC encodes:
- a CDS encoding valine--pyruvate transaminase; amino-acid sequence: MKLSSFGKRFSTGSGILSLMDDLGNALAGGDMIMMGGGNPGHVPEVQEMLRRRLRELAEDPAEFRKLIGIYDPPRGEKDFLQALAALLRSEYGWDLGPENICLTNGSQGSFFLLFNMFAGRFDDGSHKKVLLPLAPEYIGYADLGLSDDFFTAVRPRIDFLEDNLFKYRVDFDHIEVNTDIGVICASRPTNPTGNVLTDDEIQGLARLAAENDIPFIIDNAYGVPFPGIIYTEATPVWNENLIVCMSLSKFGLPAARTGIVIARTEIIEVLSGINSILNLAPGSFGAMLTTDIVRSGEIIRLSREVIMPFYRRKMEKAMHWINTYFTGFDYRVHTPEGAMFLWLWFPELPISSRTLYERLKERGVLVVSGDYFFPGLEPGWSHTGECIRITYSQDEEDVHQGLRIIGEEVRRACGDSG
- a CDS encoding M20 metallopeptidase family protein — encoded protein: MKSRLACTDRKKKNPAGAIDQELFAWMREIRRSLHRYPELAYQEERTGRRIVEELDRLGVKWRGGFASTGIVAEIGQGGDTPCVALRADMDALPITEETGVSFASTRPGVMHACGHDGHVAMLLGTAALLRDQELPGRVRLLFQPAEESGNGAARMIDDGALDGVDMIFGGHIDTHYPVGRFTVDQGLVCSYTDPFVIRIHGQGGHAARPHEAIDSVVVASNLVMSLQTLISRQIDPAQAAVITVGRFVAGTVHNVIAEHALLEGTIRSAHPGTRERILSGIRRVIQGFGEMCNASIELEFFGHLPAVINDETATAIARHAADRVVGTDNVISQGHPSLGGEDFAFYQQRIPGCLVRFGGACTTRETGPAHSSRFDFDEAVLGLGAAWLAEVARAGLHSLGS